GTTAAAACAAAgaactatttttaatacaaagggccaagtaaaaataaaatggaggtAGCAATATTTAACTTCAAATGGTATTCTAAGAGTTAATCAtctcatttatttctttttctaggGAAGCTGAAACATTCACTTGAAAACTACAAATAAGTGCCTAACAGCTGACATTTTTTGAACACAAGGTTAAACTCCATATGTTTGGATCTTGGTAAGctttatattatgtgtttctcattttttttctatagaATATTTTAGTTTCCTTGGATATCAAGAGATTTAATGTATTGGAATTGAAATAAAGTACATATATAGTTTTGGCTTTTGAGCTTGATTGTTGGTGTATTAGGCAACTGATATATAATTGTATGTCACATCATTGAATTGCTACTCCTTTCATTGTAATTTATGTGGCACCTTTTGCTTTTTGAGATAAAACACACTGTCACTTTTATATTACAATTTTTGAATTCCTATTCTTGTTTATTATCTGCAGGTTCTTGTTGGGGATAATTgtgcaatatatatgtatatatgatgctTCCTAATGATAAAAATCTTTGTAATGCTTCTTTACCTCCTGATGTACTTAGCAACCTTCCTGAGAATGTACTTGATGACATTCTTATTCGTATGCCCTTACGAGATGCTGTGAGGTCAAGTATCTTGTCGAAGAAATGGAGATATTATTGGTGCAGACTTCCTGAGTTAACGCTTGATCAAACACTTTGGGATACAACAGATCAATCAATATGCTTTGTAACTAGGTTAACAGACATAATTTACCACCTTTTGGCACTTCACGTCGGACCAATTACAAAGTTTATCCTCTCTGATATTGCTAATCTTGGAAATTACTCTAAAATTGATAACCTTGTATTGTTCCTCTCTAAAAATGGTATTCAACATCTTGTTCTTCAGTTCCCGAAGCATAAACCATACAAATTgccttcttcatttttcacatGTTCACGAATGAGTCATCTGAGTCTCCATCATTGTTCAATTCAGCCTTTATCTACCTTCACAGGATTTAGTGAGTTAGTTAAACTTGAACTGTGTGAAGTCACAATTTCCTCTGAAATGCTTGGAAGTTTAATCTCTCATAGCCAGTTGCTCGAGAAGTTGGTACTGCAAATCTCAAGTATTTTAGACCACATTCAAATTGATGCTCCAAAGTTGAAATCCTTTGATTTCACAGGCAACATAGAGTTAATATCGTTAAAGAAAGTACCCTTTCTTTTGGAACTTTCACTTTTTAATACAGTAGCACCATCTCCGGAGATAGGACAACATGATTTTACCAAGTATTTTGAATCTTTTCCTAATCTTGAGCATCTCCACTTGGATTATCTTAGTCTCCAGGTAAACATTGCATCATGTCCCATTGTGTGGGGGTTGACACAAACCGTTTGAgtgttcttgatttttttatgtttccTTCTTAGTTATTGGCTGCAGGATCATATGACATAGCAGCAAAGCTTTCCTCTCCTCTCAATGGTCTTAAATGTCTTTGCTTATCCGACATTTGTTTGGATGAATTAGCTGAGCTTTCGCCTGCTCTTTGCTTGATAAGAAGCTCCCCATATTTGCAGGATATTCAAATAAAGGTGCTAATGAagtttaatttcattttttgtttaagGTTCTTCGTCTGTCATGACTCTCTTATGTTCAATCTCATTATATCTTCAATTTAAGTTATGTAGTAATGATTTTTCTCTATCTTTTCTAGATTGATAATGTGGAGTTGCTACCTGTGCCCGATGATGTTGTTAATGAAATTCCTTCAAGTTTCTCAGATGTGACATTGCGTCACCTCAGGTCTGTTAAGTTTGAAGGTATTACAGGCAAAAGGCCTGAAATGGAGCTTGTCAAGCTTCTGTTAGCTAAGTCTCCGATGCTTGTGAGAATGCAAATCCAGCCAGACATAGAAAATGGATCTGTTGAAACAAGACTGAAGGTACTTACAGAGATAACAAAGTTTCCGAGGGCATCACCTAAAGCACAAGTTGACTATAACAGTGGTGTTTGATCTCTAGTTTTTTATCAGACCCTCATATTGGTGCAAGTTTTTGTATGCTAATATGAAGTGATGCAGTAGCATATGGATTTGTTTTGCGAACATAGGTTAGATTCTTTTAACGTCTCATCCTGAATGATCAGTGAATTggtattttgattatatttagTTACGTGTCAACGTTCACATAGTCATTTACTCAATTCCCATATACTTGTTTATCAgtgaaagaaaaacatttttcaaaggACTAATGTAACTCTTATGTCATGGTAAGTAAGCTGTGTGATTTTAATCTGTTATCAATGAGATTCATGCTCTTGAGTCTCATCAAGTTTAAGGCCTTCTCAGATGTGCCATTGAATCTCCTCAAAGTGCGGTAAGGTTATAGATACAACAGGCACAATAGCCTGGAGGCAGTCTAGCTCAGGAAAGAATCTCATGAAACAAGACTCGACTTTCCGTGGGCATTACCTGAGGCATCTGACTCTCAAAAATTGTTCAGTACTTCCTTCACCAGTGCCCTTTGAAGGATTTGACAGGTTAATTAGCTTGAAATTATGTgatgtaacaatttttttatcagTAGTGTGtattttattaaactataaTATAGGATCCAAGTAAAATAAAACTGAGTAGGTAGTCTAAGAGTTGTTCAATTAATTATTGCCATAATCatgtcatttatttattttctaaggGAAATATAAGGTTCTGAAGTAATTATTGAAACTTAAAGAGTGATGAACCCAAAGAGTCAAAAAGGCAAACTACAAATAAGTGTCTAACACCTGACATTTTTTAAACACAACAGAGAAAGGTTAAGTAATCTTTGGTAAGTTTTATAATGTGAGTTTCTCCCTCCGTCCTAATTTATGTGACAATTTCATTTTGCACTTTCTGTTGTAAGTTTGactctatatgaataataattttggAGATACCTCACTTTTCTATCCTTGTTTATCGTCGACAGGTTCTTATTTGAGAGAATATTGTCATATTTATGATGCTTCCTAAGGATAAAAAACTTTGTATAGCTAATTTACCTCCTGATGTACTTAGCAACCTTCCTGAAAATGTACTTGATGAAATTCTTATTCGTGTGCCTTTACGAGATGCTGTGAGGACAAGTATCTTATCAAAGAAATGGAGATATAATTGGTGCAGACTTCCTGAGTTTGTGCTTGATCAAACACTTTGGGATACAACAAATGAGTCAATACCCTTTGTAACTAGGTTTACAGATATAATCTACCACCTTTTGCTTTTGTTCAACCCCAATTCAAGTTATGTAGTAATGatttttctcaatcttttgtAGATTGATTATGTGGCATCGAATGAATTGTTTTCTCCTATGCCCAATGATGTTGTTTATCTGATGTGACATTGGATCACCTCAACTCTGTTAAACATGAAGGTATTACAGGCACAAAGACTGAAATCGAATTTATCAAGCTTCTATTATCCAAGTCTCCAGTGCTAGTGAGAATGTTAATCCAGCAGGAGATTGCAAATGTATCTGCTGAAACAAGACTAAAGGTAGTTACAGAGATAACAAAGTTTCCGAGGGCATCACCTAAAGCACAAGTTTACTATAACAGTGGTGTGTGATCTCTAGTCCCTTATCAGACCCTCGTATTGGTGCAAGTTTTTGTAAGCATAGTTGATGGATGTGTTTTCGCAAACAGAAGTTTATCTTGAATGAATGGAGTTTGATTTGGTATCTCAAGTTTCTTTTATggaatttttcatgtttttttgttcCAGTTAACTGagtattttgattatatttggTTAGATGTCACAGTTCAGATAGTTATTTCTATATACTAAACTCTGTAAGTCTTGATAAGCCTGTGTGATAGTTGATCTGTTATCGATGAGATTCATGCTCTTGAATCTCATGAAGTTTAAGGCTTCTCAGATGAGCCATAAACCTCTTCAGAGCAGTTAACAGGCAtaaagggtgtgtttggtatgatgaaaaatattttccatagGAAAATATGTAAtcttggaaaacaagtagatttttgactta
The window above is part of the Solanum pennellii chromosome 5, SPENNV200 genome. Proteins encoded here:
- the LOC107019219 gene encoding F-box/FBD/LRR-repeat protein At1g13570-like, encoding MMLPNDKNLCNASLPPDVLSNLPENVLDDILIRMPLRDAVRSSILSKKWRYYWCRLPELTLDQTLWDTTDQSICFVTRLTDIIYHLLALHVGPITKFILSDIANLGNYSKIDNLVLFLSKNGIQHLVLQFPKHKPYKLPSSFFTCSRMSHLSLHHCSIQPLSTFTGFSELVKLELCEVTISSEMLGSLISHSQLLEKLVLQISSILDHIQIDAPKLKSFDFTGNIELISLKKVPFLLELSLFNTVAPSPEIGQHDFTKYFESFPNLEHLHLDYLSLQLLAAGSYDIAAKLSSPLNGLKCLCLSDICLDELAELSPALCLIRSSPYLQDIQIKIDNVELLPVPDDVVNEIPSSFSDVTLRHLRSVKFEGITGKRPEMELVKLLLAKSPMLVRMQIQPDIENGSVETRLKVLTEITKFPRASPKAQVDYNSGV